In the Gemmatimonadota bacterium genome, ATGGCGTAGATCACCGAGCCCGACCCGAGGAACAGGAGCGCCTTGAAGAACGCGTGCGTCATGAGATGGAACACGCCCGCCGTGTACGCCCCGACGCCCACGCCCACGAACATGTAGCCGAGCTGCGAGACCGTGGAGTACGCGAGCACCTTCTTGATGTCCCACTGCTTGAGCCCGATCGTCGCCGCGAACACCGCCGTGAGCGCCCCGATCACCGCGACCGTGAGCTGCGCCGTCGGCGCCATCGAGAAGAGGATCGCGCTGCGGGCGATGAGGTACACGCCCGCCGTCACCATCGTCGCCGCATGGATGAGCGCCGAGACCGGCGTCGGACCCGCCATCGCGTCCGGCAGCCAGATGAAGAGCGGGATCTGCGCCGACTTGCCCGTGGCACCCAGGAACAGGAAGAGGCAGATCGCCGTGATCAGCGCCCCGCCGAACGCAGCCTCAGGCGCCGCCGCCCCGACCCCGGCGTACGTGAGCGACCCGAAGTTCGCGAACATCAGGAACATCGCCACCAGGAACCCGAAGTCACCGATGCGATTGACGATGAACGCCTTCTTCCCCGCATCCGCATTCGCCTTCTCGGAGAACCAGAACCCGATCAGCAGGTAGGAGCACAGCCCGACCCCTTCCCACCCCACGAACATCAGCGGATAGCTCGACCCCATGACCAGCAGGAGCATGAAGAACACGAAGAGATTGAGGTACGCGAAATACCGCGGATACCCCGGATCCTCCTGCATGTACCCAACGGAGAAGATGTGGATGAGCGTCCCGATCCCCGTGATGATCAGCATCATCACCATCGAGAGCTGATCCAACTGGAACGCGACATCAACCGACAACTTCCCAGTCGGCATCCACTCAAAGAGCGTAAGGACGTAGGGCACATGCATCCCTTCGCCAGCCCCACGCATCGCAAAGAAGATGGCCAGAGTCAGCGCAAAACTGAGCGCCAGCACGGAAGGCCCAATGATCGAAACCAACCCAGCCGCCGCATGCCGCACCGGATGATCATGCATGGGCCATGGTCATCATGCCCCCCATGCCCCCCTCCGCCGTTCTCTGTGCCCTCTGTGTCCCCTCTGTGGTGACCGCCGTTGCCGTGCCCATGCCCGCCCGCACTCGGATCAGAAGGCCCAGGCCGCCCAGCCGCACGCAGAGAAAGCCACCCATTGAGCACGAACCCCAGCAGCGGCAACACCGGCACCACCCAAGCGAACCGAGCAACGGTATCAGCCAGGGGATGCCCCGTAGAAGCGTGTTCGACTTGCATCATCCCTTCAGCAAGTTGATGTCCTCGAGATTCACCGACTGCCGGTGACGGAAGATCGCGATGATGATCGCGAGCCCCACCGCGGCCTCGGCAGCAGCGACCGTCATCACGAAGATGACGAACACCTGCCCCGTGGCCCCGTAGAGCTTGGACAGCGCGACGAAGGACAGGTTCACCGCGTTGAGCATCAGCTCCACGCACATGAACAGGATGATGGCGTTCCGGCGCGTCAGCACGCCCACCACGCCGATGGTGAACAGCACCGCCGAGAGCGCCAGCGACTCAGCGAGCATCATTCGCTCCCTTCTTCTTGCCGATGACCACCGCGCCCACGATCGCCGTGAGCAGGAGCATCGAGGTGAGTTCGAACGCCAGCAGGTGTTCCCGGAACAGCGGCGCCGCGATCGGCCCGATCACCCCACCCGGCCCGTCGATCGCCATCGCCGTCTCCGCCGCCTTCAGCTTCAGCGTCGCCGGGAAGCTCGACCGCGCCAGCACCATGATCTCCGCCAGCATCGCCAGCCCCACCGCGCCCGCCGCCAGCCGCCCCGCGTTCCCGCGGATGTCCGTCACCGCGTCCGCGCTGCCCAGGTTGAGCAGCATGACCACGAAGAGGAACACCACCATGATCGCGCCGGCATACACCAGCACCTGGATCGCGCCGATGAACTGCGCATCGAGCAGCATGTACAGCGCCGCCAGGCAGAACATCACGTTCACCAGCCACATCGCCGCCGCCACCGGGCTCTTCCGCGTCACGAACAGGATCGCCGAGGCGATCGCGATCAGCCCGAAGAGATAGAAGTGGAAGCTGTAGAACAGCGTGAAGAAGTCGTTGCCCAAGGGGGTCACTCCCCCTTGGGGTGCATGGGATCCCACAGCTCGCTCACCGGGTGCGTCTGCGCCGTGAGCCGCTCCAGGTCATAGACGAATTTCTGCCTATTAAACTCCGCGTTCTCGTAGTGCCGCCCCAGGTGGATCGCTTCCTCCGGGCACACTTCCTGGCAATAGCCGCAGAAGATGCACCGGAACTCGTCGATCTCGAACACGAGCGGGTAGCGGTTCCCTTCCTCGTCCTCGCCCGGCACCAGCTTGATGCAGTTCGCCGGACAGACCGTCGGACAGAGACCGCAGGCCACGCACTTCGCCTTGCCGTCCTCCGTGGTCAGCATCCGGTGCGTCCCGCGCCACCGCGGCGAGAGGTCCCACTTCTCTTCCGGGTACTGGATCGTCACCCGGTGCGGGTCCACGAGGTGCTTCAGGGTGAGGGCCAGCCCCTTGAGCGTGGCGCGCACGTAGCTCACCTCGCCCACCGGCCGTTCCATCACCTTCACGTTGATCGCCATCAGCGGGTCTCCCCCTGCACGAGCGTGGTGCGATCGGTCGCCGTCTGGCGCAGCCGCGCCACCTTCTCACGGTCCAGACGCGACGACGCCGGGCTGATGATCCGCCCGCGGTCGATGATCACGAAGAGCAGGATGGCGATCGCGATGTTCATCACGCCCATCACCATCCAGAAGGTCGCGCTCGTCCGCGCCACGCCGGCCGCATCCAGCCCCAGCACCGCGCTCGCGACGATCACGATGTACGCCAGCGCCACCGGGAGCATGAACTTCCACCCGAGCGACATCAGCTGGTCATACCGGAACCGCGGCAGCGTCCAGCGGATCCAGATGTAGAAGAAGACGAAGAAGTACAGCTTGAGCGCGAACGCCCCGAACGTCACCAGCGACTTGAGCACCGTCGCCGGCCCGCTGTTGTCCCACTGCGTGAACGGGATGTCCCAGCCGCCGAAGAACAGCGTCACGAACATCGCGCTCGCCGTGATCATGTTCGCGTACTCGGCGATGAAGAACATCGAGAACTTCATCCCGCTGTACTCGGCGTGGTACCCGGCGACCAGCTCCGACTCCGCTTCCGGCAGGTCGAACGGCACGCGGTTCGTCTCGGCGAAGGCACTCACGATGAACAGGAACCCCGCGATCGAGAGCAGCACGATGTTCCACGCGCTCGCCTGCTGCTGCGCGATGATCCCGTTCAGCGAGACGTTCCCCGACATGAGCAGGACGCAGACGAGGCTCATCCCCATCGCGATCTCGTAGCTCACCATCTGCGCCGAGGAGCGGAGGCCGCCGAGGAGCGAGTACTTGTTGTTCGAGGACCAGCCCGCGAGCACGATCCCGTACACGCCCAGCGAGGTGATCGCGAGCACGTAGAGGAACCCGATCGGCAGGTCGGCGACCACGAGGTCGATCTTCCCCCAGGGCGTCGGCAGCGGCGCCCCGAAGGGGATCACCGCCCACGCGATCATCGCCGTGGTGAACGCCAGCGCCGGCGCGAGGATGAACAGCGGCTTGTTCACCTCCCCCGGCATCGTCTCTTCCTTCATGAAGTTCTTCACGCCGTCGGCCGCCACCTGCAGCAGGCCCCACGGACCGACGCGGTTGGGACCATGACGGTCCTGGATCCACGCCGACACCTTCCGCTCCGCGAGCGTCGTGTACGCCACGACGACCATGTAGAGCGTGAAGATCGCGAGCATCTTGATCACCGTGAAGACGAGGAACGCCAGCGTCTGCGGTGGGAGCTGCGAGATCTCTTGCATCAGTGGGCCCCTGCGGTGGAACCGGCCGTGGCGCCCGCGACGGTCGCGCCGCGCAGCCCCAGCTGGTCGTAGGAGAGGCCGGCGAAGGCGGGCACCTCGCCCGCGAGCTTCGCGAAGACCGTCTGCGGCAGGCTGCAGTCGTCGGAGTCCGCCCCGACGGCCGTGGCGAGGTCCGCCAGCGCATACCAGCTCGGCCGCGCCATCCCCGGCGCCGCCTTCGCCTGCAGGAACCGCTGCACCCGTCCGCGGAGGTTGGTGAAGGTCCCCTCTTCCTCCGCGACGTTCGCGATCGGCAGCACCACCGCCGGCGTGCCGACGGTCATGGGGAGCACCGTCCCAACCACGATCACCGCGCTCGCCTTCGCCACCGCCTTCGCATCCATCCCGTCCAGCGCATCGTCCGCGAGCACGAGCACATCGCCGTCCTTGAGCCCGGCGAGCACATCGGCATCGCGCCGCGCGAAGCCGAGCAGCTCGGCCCCGTTCACGTTCGGCGCGCGGTCCGCGCGGAGCGAGAGATCCTTCACCCCCGGCAGCGGCGCCTCAGGCCCGGTGGCGCAGCGGAACACGCCCTCGCCCCCGGTCGCCTTGATGATGCGACGCAGGAGGAACAGGGCCTCGTTGGAAAGCTTGGGGCTCGCCACGACATACGCGCGCCTCCCCTTCATCCTTGAGCCTACTTCCCTCAAGGCTACCTCCCAATCCACCGGCTTGAGCTCATCGTGCACGCGGATCTGGGGCACTTCGATCCGGTCAGCACGACTCATCCAGCGATAGTCGAGTCGTCCCGCATCGCAGAGATAGAACTTGTTCACGTCGTCGTTCGACCGCGGCTTCATGCGCACCACGACGTTGTCGCGCGTCTCGAGCACGCTGTTGCACCCCTGCGAGCAGCCGGTGCACACCGACGCCGTGCGATCGAGCTCCCACGCGCGCGCCTTGTTCAGGAAGTCCTTCGAGACCAGCGCGCCCACGGGGCAAAGGTCGATCACGTTCGCCGCCCACGGCTGCACCAGGTCGGCGTCCGGCGCCTTCGAGATCATCGCCCGGTCGCCGCGCTCGCTCACGCAGAGCACCGGCTCGTGGTGCACGTCGTCCATGAACCGCACGCAGCGCGTGCAGAGGATGCAGCGGTTGGTGACGTACAGGACGTCGCCGCCGAAGTCCTCCACCGGGTTGAAGCGCTTCGGCTCCTGGTACCGCGAGTCCGCGCGCCCTTCCTGGAAGGTGTAGTCCTGCAGCTCGCACTCCCCGGCCTGGTCGCAGATCGGGCAGTCGAGCGGATGATTGATGAGCAGCAGCTCCAGCACGCCCTTGCGCGCCTCGAGCGCCTTCTCGGAGTAGACATGCACCACCTGCCCCTCGCCCACCGCCGTGGCGCAGGACGGGGCCAGCTTCGGCATCTTCTCCACCTCGACGAGGCACATGCGGCACACGCCGGCGACCGGGAGCCCCGGGTGATAGCAGTAGTGGGGAATGAGCACCCCCGCATGCTTCGCCGCCTCGAGGATCGTGGTGCCCTCCGGCACCGAGACTCCACGCCCCTCGATGACGAGGTTCACCATCTTTCCCCCTTCATCCTTCAGCGTCATCGAGCCCCCGCCATCGCCACGGTGGAAGATCGGCGTCCCTTTATCAATGCTTCAAACTCCCCGCGGAACTTCTTGATCCCGCTCACCACCGGCGCACCGCAGGAGTCAGAAAGCACACAAATCGTCTTGCCGGTCATGGACTCGGAGAGCTCGAAGATCGTATCGAGATCCTCGAACGTCCCCTGACCCGCCACGATCCGCTCCAGGATCTTCGTCATCCACGCCGTCCCTTCACGGCACTGCGTGCACTGCGCACAGCTCTCGTGCGCGTAGAACCGCGCCAGCCGCGCCAACTGCCTCGGCATCGATTGCGCATCGTCGAAGATGATCACGCCGCCGGACCCCAGCATCGTCCCGACTTCCATGAACCCTTCGTAGTCCATCTTCACCTGCTCGGCTTCCTCGATCGTGATCACCGGCACCGAACTCCCGCCGGGGATGAGCGCCTTGAACTTCCGGCCCGCCGGCGGTCCGCCGCACAGGTCGTACAGGAACTCCTTGAACGAGAAGCCCATCACCACTTCGTAGTTGCCCGGCTTCGCCACGTTGCCGCACACCGAGAAGAGCTTCGACCCCATGCTCTTCGGGCTCGACAGGCACATCGCCTTGTACCACTCGGCGCCGTTGTTCATGATGTGCGGCACCGCCGCCAGCGTCTCGACGTTGTTGATCGTCGTCGGCATGCCGAAGAGCCCCGCGACGGCCGGGAACGGCGGCTTGATCCGCGGGTTCCCGCGCTTCCCTTCGATCGAGTTCATCAGGGCCGTCTCTTCGCCGCAGATGTACGCGCCGGCGCCCTTGTGCACCCAGATCTCCACGTCCTTCCCCGAGCCCATCGCGTTCTTCCCGATGATCCCGGCCGCCCGCGCCTCGGCGAGCGCCTTCTCCATCACCTGGATCGGCTCCGAGAACTCGCCGCGGATGTAGATGTAGGCCTTCGTCGCGCCGATCGCGTACGCCCCGATCGCCACCCCCTCGATGAGGGCGTGCGGCGTCCAGCGCATGATCTCCCGGTCCTTGAACGTCCCCGGCTCCGACTCGTCGGCGTTGCAGCAGAGGTAATGCTGCTTCCCGTCGCCCGGCTTCATGAACGACCACTTGAGCCCGGTCGGGAACCCCGCCCCGCCGCGCCCACGCAGCCCCGAAGCCTTCACGATGTCGACGATGGCCGTCGGCTCCATATGGAGCGCCTGCGCGAGCGCCTTGTACCCGCCACGCGCCTTCCACCCATCAAGCGTCCGCGCTTCGGGGTCGCCGAAGTGCTTGCTGAGGATCGGAGTCTCGCGAGGGTGCGACTTATGGGGATAACCCATGGGAATGCTCTTGGGACTGGCTGTGATTGCTGCTGAGCAGGGAGGAAGGCTCAGAGGCCACAGAGGACAAGAGAACCGGGCAGCCCTGTTGGAAAGGCATCGCCGGTCCGCCTTTCGCCCCTTATCCCTCTGCCTTGATCGCCTTTAACGAGTCCGCCAGTATCTCCGGCACTTTTGCCGGCGTCACATTCTCGACATAGTCCTCATTGATCTGCACCGGCGTCGCGAACCCGCACGCCCCGAGGCACTCGACCTCGATCACCGTGTACTTCCCATCCGGCGACGTCAGCCCCAGCTCCCGGCACCCCGTGAGCTCGAGGAACGCCTTCACCACGTCATCGGCCCCGGCACAGAGGCAGGGCGACGTCGTGCACACCTGGATGAAGTTCCGCCCCACCGGATGCTGGTGGTACATCGTGTAGAAGGTGACGACGCCCTTCACGTACGCCGCCGTACACCCTAGCTGTTCTCCTACTTCCTTCATCGAGTCTTCAGAGATCCACCCCCGCTCCTGCTGGATCATCCAAAGGGCCGGCAACAAGGCCGCCCGCTTCTCGGGATACCGCGAGATGATGTCATCCAGCTCCTTGCGCCGCGCCGACCCGGCCGTGAACACCGGCTCGTACGGCTCATGCCCATGCGAAGGAGCGGCGTGCCCGTGCCCGGGCGCCGAAGGTCCGTGGCTCACCGGTCGATCTCTCCCATGACGATGTCGATGGAGGCGTTGATCGCGATGACGTCGGAGAGCAGGTGCCCCTCCACCATCTTCGGGATCGCCGAGAGGTTCACATAGCTCGGCGGCCGGATGCGCCAGCGCACCGGCTTCGACGTCCCGTCCGAGACGAAGTAGTAGCCCTTCTCCCCCTTCGGCGACTCGATCGGCACGTACGTCTCGCCGATCGGCGGCCGGGGGCCTTCCATGACGAGCTTGAAGTGATGGATCATGCTCTCCATCTCGCTCGTCGCCTTGTGCTTGTGCGGCAGGATCACGCGCGGGTCGTCCACGTTCACCGGCCCGTCCGGCAGCCGCTTCACCGCCTGCTCCAGGATGCGCACCGACTGCTTGAGCTCCTCCGAGCGCACCAGGAAGCGGTCATAGACGTCGCCGTTCGTCCCCACCGGCACGTCGAAGTCGTAGGTCTCGTAGTCGAGGTACGGGAAGTCCTTGCGGACGTCGTACGCCACGCCCGAGGCGCGGAGCATCGGACCCGAGAGGCCGTAGTTCAGCGCCTCCTGCGGCGACATCACGCCCAGGCCCACCGTGCGCCCCACCCAGATCGCGTTGCGCGTGAGCATCCGATCGACCTGGTCCAGCGTCTTGGGGAAGCGCTCCAGGAAGCCCTTGAGCCCGTCCACCCAGCCGTCCGGCACGTCGGCGATCATGCCGCCCACGCGGGTGCCGCTCGTCGTGAGCCGCGCGCCCGTCCACCCTTCGAGCAGCTTGTAGACGTTCTCGCGCTCCTGGAAGCTCCACAGGAAGGGCGTGAACGCGCCGATGTCGATGCAGGTCGTCCCCAGCCAGACCAGGTGCGAGATGATGCGCGACAGCTCCATCGCGATCACCCGCAGGACCGTGCACCGCTCCGTGATCTCGATCCCGAAGAGCCGCTCGGCGCCCAGCACGAAGGCGACGTTGTTGCCCATCGAGTTGAGGTAGTCCTCGCGGTCCGTCCACGGGATGATCTGGTTGTACTGCCGGTACTCGCCGATCTTCTCGAAGCCGCAGTGCAGGTAGCCCACGTGCGGGATGCAGCGGACCACCGTCTCGCCATCGAGCTCCAGCACCAGCCGGAGCACGCCGTGCGTCGCCGGGTGCTGCGGGCCGATGTTGATGAGCATGTGCTCGCCTTCGAGCTCCGGCCCGAAGGCCTCCTCGGGCGTGCGGTGCTTGATCTCCATCTCCACCATGCGGGTGGCCATCGCTATTCCCCCACCTTCTCGCCGCCGGCGAGCCGCTTGCGCATGTCCGCCGGGAGGTGACCGAACGCCTCGGCCACGCTGAGTTCTTCCATGGAGTACTTCGCCTCGGGGTCCTGGCTGAGCGCGTTCTTGAGCTGCTCCGAGCGCGAGAACCGGCCGCGCAGCGGGAAATCCTTCCGGAGGGGGAACCCTTCCTTGTACTGCTCCCAGAGCAGGATCCGGCGCAGGTCCGGGTGCCCCGCGAAGGTGATGCCGAACATGTCGTAGCACTCGCGCTCGAGCCAATCCGCGCCCTTCCACACCGGCCACACCGACGGCACTTCGAGCGGCGTCTTCCCGTCCTTCGGGATCTCCGCCTTGAGGCGCAGGAAGCGCCGGTACTTGATGGAGCGGATGTGCCAGACCACTTCGATGGGACGCACGTGGTCGCGATACTCGACCGCAGTGACGTCCGAGAGGTACTCGTAGGACTGCGACGGGTCCGACTGCAGCCAGGCGCAGATCTCCCCGACCTTCGTCCGCTCGACGAACACGGTGGTCTCCCCCCACCCCACTTCGGAGCGCCCGATGGCTCCGCCGAACTTCGCTCGCAAGGCCGCGACGGAAGGGTTGGCCGGACCGCCTTTGTAGGCCACTTTCTTCGGCGTCACCGGCTGATCCCCGCCCGGCATGACGATCTCGAACGTAGGCTCCGACAGAGCCTTCATCCTTTCTCCACTCATGGCGTCGACCGCGTCTGATGCACGGAGTTACCGAAGGGCTCAGAGAGCTCGTCGATCCTCGACGGCGGGATGTAGAGCTGCGACGTGGGGTCCGGCATCAGCTCGTCACGGATGGCTTCGTTGCCCATGCGCTCTTCCCTGACCTTCTTCTGCAGCATCATGATGCCGTAGATGAGGCCTTCCGGGCGCGGCGGGCATCCCGGGACGTAGACGTCCACCGGGATGATCGTGTCGATCCCCTGCACCACCGCGTAGGAGTCGAACATGCCGCCCGAGGAGGCGCAGGCGCCCATGGAGATGACCCACTTGGGCTGCGGCATCTGCTGGTAGATGCGGCGGATGACCGGGGCGAGCTTGAACGGGACGCGGCCGGCGCAGATGAGGACGTCCGACTGGCGCGGCGAGAAGGACATGCGCTCCATGCCGAAGCGCGCGAGGTCGAAGTGGGAGGCCGCCGAGGCCATGAACTCGATGGCGCAGCAGGCGGTGCCGAAGGGCATGGGCCAGAGGGAGTTGGCGCGTCCCCAGTTGACCACGAAGTCGAGCGACGTGGTGACGAAGGGCTGGTCGCCTGCGGCGTCGTACTCGTACTTGAGCTTGCCGTCGGGATTGGACCCCGAGGCCATCCACTGCTTCAATCCCATTGGAGGGCTCCCTTCTTCCAGATGTAGACGTAGCCGGCGAGGAGGATGGTCATGAAGACCAGCATCTCGCCGAGGCCGAAGAACGAGATGGAGCCTGCCGGGCAGGCGCCGCCCACGAGGGCCACCGAGCAGGAGAGTTGGCGGAAGTAGGCGCCCCAGGGGATCATGAACACCGTCTCGATGTCGAAGACGATGAAGAGCATGGCCACCATGTAGAACTTCACGGAGAACCGTTCCCGCGCGTCGTTGATGACGGGGATGCCGGACTCGTAGGGCTGCTGCTTGACCGGGGTCGGGCGGCTGCGCGTGATGAGGTGCGCGAGGCCGAGGATGAGGACCGCGTTGACGGCGACGAAGCCGACGAGGAGCAGGACGGGCAGGTACGTCCGTTCCATAGGGGGGGAGAGCGGGCGTTGGGGTTCGTGAATTATTTCACGAGCTTCATACTTTCGGGTGGGAAAGTAGCCGCGGGGGGTGCGGGAGGCAACCCAAGTTGAAGCGGGTGAAGGGGATGGGTGGAAAATCCCGAGCGGTGGGTTCGGAATGCCCCGGGACTGATTGACGGGGGGAGGTCGCGGGGCGAGGATTAGCCCAGTATCGGCAGGCAGTTCCCCACCCCACACCCCAAAGGGCACGTGTCAATCAAGAACGACCGCTGGATCACGGAGATGGCGACGAAGCACGGGATGATCGAGCCGTTCGAGTCGTCGCAGCAGCGCGACGGGGTGGTGTCCTATGGCGTGTCGGCGTACGGGTACGACATGCGGGTGGCGCCGGAGTACAAGATCTTCACGAATGTGCTGAGCTCGATCGTGGATCCGAAGCATTTCGATCCGAAGAGCTTCGTGGAGTTCGAGGGGCCGGTTTGCATCGTGCCGCCGAACTCGTTCGCGCTCGCGCGGTCCGTTGAGTACTTCCGGATTCCGCGGAATGTCATGACGATCACGGTCGGGAAGTCGACGTATGCGCGGTGCGGGATCATTACGAACGTGACGCCCTTTGAGCCCGAGTGGGAAGGTTACGTCACGCTCGAGATCTCGAATACCACTCCCCTGCCGGCCAAGATCTATTCGAATGAAGGGATTGCGCAGGTGCTCTTCTTCGAGGGGGATGAGGGGCCGCTGGTTTCCTACCGCGACAAGAAGGGGAAGTATCAGGGGCACAGACTGCCTCGAGCGCGAAAAGACTGTCCTCGATCTTTGAGCGTGCGGCCGCAGCGATTGCTGCGATGTCGCCGGAGCATAGAATCCAGGCTCGATCTCCAGCACGCAACCGGGCGAAGGCATGCGCGAAGAGGTCCTGTTCTCCGCGGTCGAGTCCTACGGCGGCTGGATCGGCTAGCAGATACTCCGCGCGTTCAGCCTCTGCGACTCGATGAACGGCGTCGAGTCGTGAAAGGTCAGAGTCTGTGACGACAACATACCCCGAGGCTCCGGAATCGCCCCGCAGAGACTCCGCTCGACACTCCTCCACCGTCTGCACGAGCAATGCGCCTGACAGAGCGTTCCAGGTGCCTGTTCGCACTGCTTCTATGATGACG is a window encoding:
- a CDS encoding NADH-quinone oxidoreductase subunit A, giving the protein MERTYLPVLLLVGFVAVNAVLILGLAHLITRSRPTPVKQQPYESGIPVINDARERFSVKFYMVAMLFIVFDIETVFMIPWGAYFRQLSCSVALVGGACPAGSISFFGLGEMLVFMTILLAGYVYIWKKGALQWD